From Crassaminicella indica, one genomic window encodes:
- a CDS encoding HD-GYP domain-containing protein — MRLVPINAAKESTFLAQTIYDDKGRILLAKGVKLTNSLLNRIKEHGFYCIYIIDEYSQGELDDIIKPQIRQKAIATVRATLNTCVNLEDDKLNKFERKKIEKRSQQELDQIQQLAKLIVDDIFTQRDIMINLVDIKSSDNYTYNHSVNSAIMALVLGIGYGLNRNELYDLTMGVMVHDIGKMFIPQEILNKQGKLDDNEFKIVKEHVTRGFNYLRENTNMSTKVRIISLQHHEKVDGSGYPYGLKDVQIYKLSKIAAVAEVYDALTSGRPYRDPLPPNEAVEYIMGSGGRHFNMDMVKAFVKNVNPYPIGTIVYLSNNSIAVVEEINSEYILRPIVRVIKQDGRIVEPFMCDLKRESNIVIKGICYEV; from the coding sequence ATGCGATTAGTTCCAATAAATGCAGCAAAAGAGAGCACATTTTTGGCTCAAACTATATATGATGATAAAGGTCGTATTTTATTGGCAAAGGGTGTAAAGCTTACGAATAGTCTATTAAATAGAATAAAAGAGCATGGTTTTTATTGTATTTATATTATTGATGAGTATAGTCAAGGTGAGTTAGATGATATTATAAAGCCTCAAATAAGACAAAAGGCTATTGCTACTGTTAGAGCTACCCTTAATACCTGTGTAAATCTAGAGGATGATAAATTAAATAAATTTGAAAGAAAAAAAATAGAGAAACGGTCACAGCAGGAGTTAGATCAAATTCAGCAATTGGCAAAATTAATTGTTGATGATATTTTTACCCAAAGAGATATTATGATAAATCTCGTGGATATTAAAAGTTCAGATAATTATACATATAATCATAGTGTAAATTCAGCAATTATGGCACTAGTCTTAGGTATTGGTTATGGATTAAATAGAAATGAGCTTTATGATTTGACAATGGGGGTGATGGTTCATGATATTGGAAAAATGTTCATACCCCAAGAGATTCTCAACAAACAAGGAAAATTAGATGATAATGAATTTAAAATAGTAAAAGAACATGTAACAAGAGGCTTTAACTATTTAAGAGAAAATACAAATATGAGTACAAAGGTACGAATCATTTCACTACAGCATCATGAAAAGGTAGATGGCAGTGGGTATCCTTATGGCTTAAAGGATGTACAAATTTATAAATTGTCAAAAATAGCAGCTGTTGCAGAAGTATATGATGCACTTACATCAGGAAGACCTTATAGAGATCCATTACCTCCTAATGAAGCAGTAGAATATATTATGGGTTCAGGTGGAAGACACTTTAATATGGATATGGTAAAAGCTTTTGTAAAAAATGTAAATCCTTATCCAATCGGAACTATTGTATATTTGAGTAATAATAGCATAGCTGTAGTAGAAGAAATAAATAGTGAATATATATTAAGACCTATTGTTAGGGTTATTAAGCAGGATGGTAGGATTGTGGAACCTTTTATGTGTGATTTAAAAAGAGAAAGTAATATAGTTATAAAAGGAATATGTTATGAAGTATAA
- the serS gene encoding serine--tRNA ligase codes for MLDIKRIRTNFDEVKELVERRGKGDFGLNQVVVLDEKRRKILQEVEQMKNKQNTVSKEIPKLKREGKDASMVLAEMKTLSLKIKELDENVKNVEEEIKNILLGIPNTPQKDVPIGNSDEDNVEVKKWGEPTKFDFEHKAHWDIGTDLGILDFERAGKITGARFTVYKGLGARLERAVINFMLDLHTTEHGFTEILPPFMVNRDSMTGTGQLPKFEDDMFHIPSKDFFLIPTAEVPITNLYMNEILEGETLPIYHTAYTPCFRKEAGSAGRDTRGLIRQHQFNKVELVKFVKPEESDTELEKLLLSAEEVLKRLNIPYRVVKLCTGDLGFSSACTYDIEVWMPSYDRYLEISSCSNFEDFQARRANIRFRPEPKGKVGYVHTLNGSGLAVGRTVAAILENYQQEDGSVVIPEVLRPYMGGIEKITK; via the coding sequence ATGTTAGATATCAAAAGGATAAGAACGAATTTTGATGAAGTAAAAGAGCTTGTTGAAAGAAGAGGAAAAGGAGATTTTGGATTAAATCAGGTGGTTGTATTAGATGAAAAAAGGAGAAAAATTCTACAAGAAGTAGAACAAATGAAAAATAAGCAAAATACCGTATCAAAGGAAATTCCAAAGCTTAAAAGAGAAGGTAAGGATGCTTCAATGGTACTTGCAGAAATGAAAACATTATCTTTAAAGATAAAAGAACTAGATGAGAATGTAAAAAACGTTGAAGAGGAAATAAAAAATATTCTTTTAGGTATTCCAAATACTCCTCAAAAAGATGTTCCTATAGGAAATAGCGATGAGGACAATGTAGAGGTGAAAAAATGGGGAGAGCCTACAAAATTTGATTTTGAACATAAAGCCCATTGGGATATCGGTACAGATTTAGGGATATTAGATTTTGAAAGAGCAGGAAAAATTACAGGAGCAAGATTTACTGTATATAAAGGTCTTGGTGCAAGATTAGAAAGAGCTGTGATTAACTTTATGTTGGATTTACATACAACAGAGCATGGTTTTACAGAAATTCTTCCGCCATTTATGGTAAATAGAGACAGTATGACGGGAACAGGACAGCTTCCAAAATTCGAAGATGATATGTTCCATATTCCAAGTAAGGACTTTTTCTTGATTCCTACAGCTGAGGTACCTATAACAAATCTTTACATGAATGAAATATTAGAAGGAGAAACACTACCTATTTATCATACAGCTTATACTCCATGCTTTAGAAAAGAAGCTGGTTCTGCAGGAAGAGATACAAGAGGGCTGATTCGTCAACATCAATTTAACAAAGTAGAATTAGTTAAATTTGTAAAACCTGAAGAATCAGATACAGAATTAGAAAAGTTACTTTTATCAGCAGAAGAAGTATTAAAGAGATTAAATATTCCTTATAGAGTAGTTAAACTATGTACAGGAGATCTGGGATTTAGTTCAGCTTGTACTTATGATATAGAGGTATGGATGCCAAGCTATGACCGTTATTTAGAAATATCTTCTTGCAGTAACTTTGAAGATTTCCAAGCAAGACGTGCAAATATCAGATTCAGACCAGAGCCTAAAGGAAAGGTAGGATATGTTCATACACTTAATGGATCAGGTTTAGCTGTAGGTAGAACAGTTGCTGCAATACTTGAAAATTATCAGCAAGAAGATGGTTCTGTAGTGATTCCAGAGGTTTTAAGACCTTATATGGGAGGAATTGAAAAAATTACAAAATAA
- a CDS encoding response regulator, with product MGSMKRIEPDLIILDIHLPKFDGIYYLRLIRKKYNLPIIILSARSEESEQIRGIELGADDYITKPFSMGILFAKINAIFRRKIQSSILEEINIGNLVL from the coding sequence GTGGGGAGTATGAAACGTATAGAGCCGGACTTAATTATTTTGGATATCCATCTTCCTAAATTTGATGGTATTTACTACCTAAGATTGATTAGAAAAAAATATAATCTTCCAATTATAATTTTATCTGCAAGAAGTGAGGAAAGTGAACAAATAAGAGGAATTGAACTTGGAGCAGACGATTATATTACAAAGCCTTTTAGTATGGGGATTCTTTTTGCGAAAATAAATGCTATATTTCGTAGAAAGATACAATCATCTATATTAGAGGAAATAAATATTGGTAATCTTGTATTGTAG
- a CDS encoding IS3 family transposase (programmed frameshift), with product MNNKKFNQDFKKTIVDLYYSDRSVKELSSEYGVSDVTIYKWIKRFSPISTSDGKTTTLNDVAELKKQIARLQEENTILKKGYHHIRQSINDDQLFKVITEQSDKHSIQAMCKILEVSRSSYYNALCHTPSNRELENKELKETIYNIYTQSKRRYGAPKIYHMLLKKGYTVSIKRVQRIMRKLGIYAITVKKYRPYSTKQKVIEYPNLLNRDFQTTALNQKWVTDITYIHTIKDGWCYLASVMDLHSRKIIGYSFDTAMTVNVALQAVKNAYISQNPTDTLVLHSDLGSQYTSMEFGRYLKSKGIQHSFSRKGCPYDNATIESFHSVLKKEEIHHVKYIDFYTAKLAIFEYIESWYNRSRIHGSLKYKTPQQVEDEAKIVC from the exons ATGAACAATAAAAAATTCAATCAAGATTTTAAAAAGACAATTGTAGATCTTTATTATTCTGATCGTTCTGTAAAAGAATTAAGCAGCGAATATGGTGTTTCAGATGTCACTATATATAAATGGATTAAAAGATTTTCTCCTATATCTACATCAGATGGAAAAACTACTACATTAAATGATGTAGCAGAATTAAAAAAACAAATTGCACGCCTTCAGGAGGAGAATACTATCTTAAAAAAGG GCTATCACCATATTCGCCAAAGCATAAATGACGATCAATTATTTAAAGTTATTACAGAGCAGTCTGATAAACATTCTATACAAGCTATGTGCAAAATACTAGAAGTTTCTCGTAGCTCTTATTATAATGCACTTTGTCATACACCTTCTAATCGAGAACTTGAAAATAAAGAACTAAAAGAAACAATTTATAACATCTATACTCAATCTAAAAGAAGATATGGTGCTCCTAAAATATATCATATGCTTTTAAAAAAAGGATACACAGTTAGCATAAAAAGAGTACAGAGAATAATGCGAAAGCTTGGTATTTATGCTATTACAGTCAAAAAGTATAGACCTTATTCAACAAAACAGAAAGTCATAGAATATCCTAATCTACTTAATCGTGATTTTCAAACCACTGCACTTAATCAAAAATGGGTAACGGATATCACTTATATACATACGATAAAAGATGGATGGTGCTATCTTGCATCTGTTATGGATCTTCATTCTCGTAAAATAATAGGGTATTCATTTGATACTGCTATGACTGTAAATGTAGCCTTACAGGCTGTAAAGAATGCTTATATTTCACAAAACCCTACAGATACACTTGTATTGCATTCCGATTTAGGCTCGCAATATACAAGCATGGAATTTGGGAGGTACCTTAAATCTAAGGGGATACAGCATTCCTTTAGTCGTAAAGGGTGTCCTTATGACAATGCTACTATTGAATCATTCCATTCTGTATTAAAAAAAGAAGAAATTCATCATGTAAAATATATAGATTTTTATACCGCTAAATTAGCTATATTTGAATACATTGAAAGTTGGTACAATAGAAGTCGTATTCATGGATCATTAAAATATAAAACCCCTCAACAAGTAGAAGATGAGGCTAAAATTGTATGTTAA
- the nhaC gene encoding Na+/H+ antiporter NhaC, whose translation MSEKNKIVRLPNKVEALIPILFLLIVMITNYALGWGMDPHIPVTLACAVAMIIGKLCGYNYKEMLAAGLEAVNQSLEAIIIILLVGCLIGSFTACGTIPAVVYYGLKLFTPDVFLPFVTVLCAVVGVALGSAWTVTATLGIAFMAIGTTMGLNPALIAGAILSGACCGDKFSPLSDSTNLAAGSAQTGLFDHVAAMVTTTFPSVVIATCIYAFFSLSEVQNYDPTLANELSASIIHHYTYMSPILLIPILLIIVVAVIKMPAIPSVVLLSLIGCVFALIFQGAGISDCIEMLHYGYAAESENALFTKLVNRGGMDSMLWTNNLVIVAVAFGGILQKIGSVESLLGGLIKKVKTPFQLVVVTITTSMFCITTMCDQYLGLIIPSSMYKNNFDEMGLGRNMLSRTLEDGGTLWSPLIPWSSCGAYHSAVLGVPTLSYLPFCFMNIINPIYAIVTASWGGNILYADGSRTNMFGKLKKGHGPAGAPEEAHKKAMKALAERRTAGLCKNV comes from the coding sequence ATGAGTGAAAAAAACAAGATAGTCAGATTGCCTAACAAAGTGGAAGCTCTTATTCCAATTCTTTTTCTTCTGATAGTAATGATCACAAATTATGCACTTGGCTGGGGAATGGATCCTCATATTCCTGTAACTCTTGCATGTGCAGTTGCCATGATTATTGGAAAACTGTGCGGCTATAACTACAAAGAAATGCTTGCTGCAGGTCTGGAAGCTGTTAATCAGTCCCTTGAAGCAATAATTATCATTCTTCTTGTGGGATGCCTGATTGGTTCATTTACTGCATGTGGAACTATCCCGGCGGTAGTCTATTATGGGTTGAAGCTATTTACACCGGATGTATTCCTTCCATTTGTAACAGTTCTTTGTGCAGTTGTAGGTGTTGCACTTGGATCAGCATGGACAGTCACAGCAACTCTTGGTATTGCATTTATGGCTATAGGTACAACAATGGGACTAAATCCAGCACTTATTGCAGGTGCTATTCTTTCAGGCGCATGTTGTGGCGATAAATTCTCACCACTTTCAGACTCAACAAATCTGGCTGCTGGTTCTGCACAAACTGGACTTTTTGATCATGTAGCAGCTATGGTAACTACAACTTTCCCAAGTGTAGTTATTGCAACATGTATATATGCATTTTTCTCACTTTCAGAGGTTCAGAACTATGACCCTACTCTTGCAAATGAGTTATCAGCTTCAATCATTCACCACTATACATATATGAGTCCAATTCTTCTTATTCCTATTTTACTGATTATAGTAGTAGCAGTAATAAAGATGCCAGCTATTCCTTCAGTTGTACTTCTTTCCTTGATAGGATGTGTATTTGCTTTAATTTTCCAGGGTGCCGGAATCTCTGACTGCATCGAAATGTTACACTATGGATATGCAGCTGAATCAGAAAACGCACTGTTTACAAAGCTTGTAAATAGAGGTGGTATGGATAGTATGCTTTGGACTAACAATCTTGTAATAGTTGCGGTTGCTTTTGGTGGTATACTTCAGAAGATTGGTTCAGTAGAATCACTTCTTGGTGGACTTATCAAGAAGGTTAAGACTCCATTCCAGTTAGTTGTTGTTACCATTACGACTTCAATGTTCTGTATCACAACTATGTGCGACCAGTACTTAGGATTAATCATTCCTTCATCAATGTATAAGAATAACTTTGACGAAATGGGTCTTGGTAGGAACATGCTGTCAAGAACACTTGAAGACGGTGGTACTTTATGGTCACCACTTATCCCTTGGTCATCTTGCGGTGCATACCACTCAGCAGTACTTGGAGTTCCAACACTGTCATACTTGCCATTTTGCTTCATGAATATTATCAACCCTATTTATGCTATTGTTACTGCAAGTTGGGGTGGAAATATTTTATATGCTGATGGATCAAGAACTAATATGTTTGGTAAGCTAAAAAAGGGTCATGGACCTGCTGGTGCACCTGAAGAAGCACATAAAAAGGCGATGAAGGCTCTTGCAGAAAGAAGAACTGCTGGATTATGTAAGAACGTATAG
- a CDS encoding response regulator, whose amino-acid sequence MKYLVLDDEIIAAEYLVALICEVDEKAEIVMANNPVQSLELAKQQQFHVCFIDIQMPGLNGIEFANKLKKLYPKTNFIFVTGYSDHMGEAFKLDASDYIMKPANVEQIRHALENLRYSSQENPVGEEERRIQITCFGNFEIRIDGKPVKFKFEKTKELLAYLVHRKGTRCTSKEVIATLWEEDGHDSYYRMLKKDLQDVMNQLGCGKIIYSARGQIGLSNLECIQCDYFKWVENSVEGRKLYHGEYMAQYSWAEEINAFIEREKYEK is encoded by the coding sequence GTGAAATACTTAGTATTGGACGATGAGATAATTGCAGCAGAGTATCTTGTAGCATTAATATGTGAAGTTGATGAAAAAGCAGAAATTGTAATGGCAAATAATCCTGTTCAGTCACTGGAGCTTGCCAAGCAGCAGCAGTTTCATGTGTGCTTCATTGATATACAAATGCCGGGATTAAATGGGATAGAGTTTGCCAACAAGCTTAAAAAATTGTACCCTAAGACCAATTTCATATTTGTGACTGGTTATTCGGATCATATGGGAGAGGCATTTAAATTGGATGCCAGTGATTATATCATGAAGCCAGCAAATGTGGAGCAGATACGTCATGCACTTGAAAATCTTAGATATTCATCTCAGGAGAATCCAGTAGGGGAAGAGGAACGGAGGATACAGATAACCTGCTTTGGAAATTTTGAGATACGTATAGATGGAAAACCTGTAAAATTTAAATTTGAAAAGACAAAGGAGCTTCTGGCATATCTTGTTCACAGAAAGGGCACAAGATGTACTTCAAAGGAAGTAATTGCAACTCTATGGGAGGAAGATGGTCATGATTCGTACTACAGGATGCTGAAAAAAGATTTGCAGGATGTGATGAACCAGCTTGGATGTGGAAAAATAATATATAGTGCAAGAGGCCAGATTGGACTGTCAAACTTAGAATGTATCCAGTGCGACTACTTTAAATGGGTAGAAAACAGTGTAGAGGGCAGAAAGCTTTATCATGGCGAATATATGGCTCAGTATTCTTGGGCTGAAGAGATTAATGCTTTCATCGAAAGGGAGAAATATGAAAAATAA
- a CDS encoding sensor histidine kinase encodes MKETYLQNYLVENYILIAMVVGIYFVVFMKSAVDIFIKKRMVINMTLLLILSIAEFYMNYLKEQAMVGLPLIITGITYYSLKPLVMATIINMVKPKNKLIYVPAIVNFLFYCGAFFKNNVFYFGSDGSLELGLVGYTFIVTDWVYWVIFLLILNMEFYKKTDVNPLGVFFCIAWLMTANIMESIGVRAGILNETYAVAFLFYYLVIHVYISQQVNEEKEIKLREQRVSLMLSQIQPHFLYNTLNTITALCRANPKLAEETTIKFSRYLRENMYSMGENDTHPFSQELEYTNIYLDIEKLRFGDRVKVEYDIKSDDFNMPRLTLQPIVENAVKHGICKKLEGGTIKISTEKQGRDHIIIIEDNGIGFEIDKALNDGKPHVGIHNVNERLKSMVKAKMEITSLIGIGTTVKIIIPGERKNVRLESGERREILSIGR; translated from the coding sequence GTGAAAGAGACATATTTGCAAAATTATCTTGTTGAAAACTATATACTTATTGCAATGGTAGTGGGGATATATTTTGTTGTTTTCATGAAATCCGCAGTAGATATATTTATAAAAAAACGAATGGTTATAAATATGACACTGCTTTTGATTCTGTCTATAGCGGAGTTCTATATGAATTATCTTAAGGAGCAAGCTATGGTGGGATTGCCGCTCATCATAACAGGTATAACCTATTACTCTCTAAAACCTTTGGTTATGGCTACAATCATAAATATGGTGAAACCAAAAAATAAATTAATCTATGTTCCCGCCATAGTGAATTTCCTTTTTTACTGTGGTGCATTTTTTAAAAATAATGTATTTTATTTTGGATCCGATGGAAGCCTTGAACTTGGACTTGTGGGATATACCTTTATTGTTACGGACTGGGTATATTGGGTTATATTCCTTCTTATATTGAATATGGAATTTTATAAAAAAACAGATGTAAATCCTCTTGGAGTCTTCTTCTGTATAGCTTGGCTGATGACTGCAAATATTATGGAATCAATAGGGGTACGAGCGGGAATATTGAACGAAACTTATGCTGTAGCATTTTTGTTTTATTACCTTGTAATACATGTATATATATCACAGCAGGTAAATGAGGAAAAGGAAATAAAGCTGAGGGAACAAAGAGTATCATTGATGCTTTCACAGATACAGCCTCACTTCTTATACAATACATTAAATACTATCACTGCACTTTGCCGAGCAAATCCGAAGCTTGCAGAGGAAACTACTATAAAATTTTCCAGATATCTTAGGGAAAATATGTATAGCATGGGCGAAAATGACACACATCCTTTTTCTCAGGAGCTGGAGTATACAAATATTTATCTTGATATAGAAAAACTGAGATTTGGGGATCGGGTAAAGGTAGAATATGATATAAAATCAGATGATTTTAATATGCCAAGACTGACGTTGCAGCCAATTGTGGAAAATGCAGTCAAGCACGGAATATGCAAAAAGCTTGAGGGAGGAACAATAAAGATTTCTACAGAAAAGCAGGGAAGGGATCACATCATAATAATTGAAGATAATGGAATAGGCTTTGAAATAGACAAGGCATTAAATGATGGAAAGCCTCATGTTGGCATACATAATGTAAATGAACGGCTAAAAAGTATGGTTAAAGCAAAAATGGAAATTACAAGTCTTATAGGAATTGGAACAACTGTAAAAATTATTATTCCGGGAGAAAGAAAAAATGTAAGACTGGAGAGTGGTGAACGACGTGAAATACTTAGTATTGGACGATGA
- a CDS encoding transposase, giving the protein MYIRQTTLFSFEEIISFQQETKLEMIFSQLDISTLASSIRKSSSEKGPKGYDPVCLIYSLLAMQVERIPTIKDLVLKLKENPILRYSCGFEVLGKTPSESTFSRFLEKLAESNELETLFHDLVIKAKEQDIIDGNNVSIDSTKLNCYEAAVPKSKIIDDGTHPNWGMKRDTNGNNIRWFGWKLHILCDCKSELPLDIKITPASVHDGTVAIPLIKQFKNHYKNHFNTTYYSMDSGYDYDYIYNDIVNKFQGIPIIAYNPRGSYAPPEGLDEDFDPIYSAGYKLVYWRKDSDYIKFRCPHAVGRCNCPHGMTWCSNSNYGYTLKLNYKENPRLNGYPLRSSKQWQKQYNSRTSVERCNSRLKEYLNTDNIRSKGIKKAKMHALLNCIVLISGTIALNIKNQIKKVA; this is encoded by the coding sequence ATGTATATTCGACAAACAACCTTATTTTCCTTTGAAGAAATTATTAGTTTTCAACAAGAAACAAAATTAGAAATGATTTTCTCACAATTAGATATTTCTACTTTAGCTAGCAGCATTAGAAAATCAAGTTCTGAAAAAGGTCCGAAAGGCTATGATCCTGTATGTTTAATATACTCTTTGCTTGCAATGCAAGTTGAAAGAATCCCAACTATAAAAGATTTGGTTCTAAAACTTAAAGAAAATCCAATTTTAAGATATTCTTGTGGCTTTGAAGTTTTAGGAAAAACACCATCAGAATCAACTTTCAGTAGATTTTTAGAAAAATTAGCTGAATCAAACGAATTAGAGACCTTATTTCATGATTTAGTTATTAAAGCTAAAGAACAAGATATCATTGATGGAAATAATGTATCTATTGATTCAACTAAACTAAATTGCTATGAAGCTGCGGTTCCTAAATCAAAAATTATCGATGATGGAACACATCCTAACTGGGGTATGAAGCGAGATACAAACGGTAATAACATACGATGGTTTGGCTGGAAATTGCATATTCTATGTGACTGTAAAAGCGAGTTACCGTTAGATATAAAAATTACTCCAGCTAGTGTACATGATGGAACAGTTGCAATACCATTGATTAAACAATTTAAGAATCACTACAAAAACCACTTTAATACAACTTATTATTCAATGGATTCTGGATATGATTATGACTATATTTATAACGATATAGTTAATAAATTTCAAGGGATTCCAATCATTGCATACAATCCTAGAGGAAGCTACGCTCCACCAGAAGGATTAGATGAAGATTTTGATCCTATCTACTCTGCAGGATATAAACTAGTTTATTGGAGAAAAGATAGTGATTATATAAAATTTAGATGCCCTCATGCTGTAGGCAGATGCAATTGCCCTCATGGAATGACTTGGTGTTCTAATTCAAATTATGGATACACACTAAAACTCAATTACAAAGAAAATCCTAGACTTAATGGATATCCATTAAGATCCAGTAAACAATGGCAGAAACAGTATAATAGCAGAACATCTGTTGAAAGATGCAATAGTAGGCTTAAGGAGTATCTAAATACTGATAACATAAGATCTAAGGGTATTAAAAAAGCAAAAATGCATGCATTATTAAATTGCATAGTATTAATCTCAGGAACAATTGCATTAAATATAAAAAATCAGATTAAGAAAGTTGCCTAA
- the tnpA gene encoding IS66 family insertion sequence element accessory protein TnpA, whose translation MNRFSLHKGTIRSFCKENNISIHQLYYRRKNIKKKDHQVFHAINIKEKTSKNVSTTSTSYPANSIKIEIGKAKIYIQNNDKASLSSVLEAIMKTC comes from the coding sequence TTGAATAGATTTTCTTTACATAAAGGAACTATTAGATCTTTTTGCAAAGAAAATAACATTAGCATCCATCAACTATATTACAGAAGAAAAAATATCAAAAAGAAAGATCATCAAGTATTTCATGCTATCAACATTAAAGAAAAAACTTCTAAAAACGTATCTACTACATCTACATCGTATCCAGCAAATAGTATTAAAATTGAGATAGGAAAAGCCAAAATATATATTCAAAATAATGACAAGGCTTCTCTATCATCCGTTTTGGAAGCGATTATGAAGACATGTTAA
- the tnpB gene encoding IS66 family insertion sequence element accessory protein TnpB (TnpB, as the term is used for proteins encoded by IS66 family insertion elements, is considered an accessory protein, since TnpC, encoded by a neighboring gene, is a DDE family transposase.), which produces MLNIDKIDTVYLACGATDLRKSIDGLSIIVQTQFQLDPFEKALFVFCNRQMNKLKILHFDDGFWLYYHRLERNKFKWPMSKEEALKITVEELRWLLKGYEVRTVSKFKPIKGKNHF; this is translated from the coding sequence ATGTTAAATATAGATAAAATAGATACAGTATACTTAGCCTGTGGGGCTACTGATCTTAGGAAAAGTATTGATGGATTAAGTATCATTGTTCAAACCCAGTTTCAGCTAGATCCTTTTGAAAAGGCATTATTTGTTTTTTGTAATAGACAGATGAATAAGCTTAAAATACTACATTTTGATGATGGATTTTGGTTATACTACCATCGCTTAGAAAGAAATAAGTTTAAATGGCCTATGTCAAAAGAAGAAGCCCTTAAAATTACAGTAGAAGAATTAAGATGGTTGCTTAAAGGATACGAAGTAAGAACTGTTTCAAAATTTAAACCAATCAAAGGGAAAAATCATTTCTAA